The sequence below is a genomic window from Ignavibacteriales bacterium.
TAGGTAATATCGCAACGAACAGTCTTGCCAAATGGAATGGAACATCATGGTCAGCATTCGGTAACCTTGCACTGGGAACAATAATTTACAGGCTTCTTGTAGACGGAACTAATTTATATGTTGGTGGTGCATTTACATCAATAGGTGGAGTTAACGCCCGTGGAATTGCGCGATGGAACGGTACAGCCTGGAATGCTTTTGGTAATGGTGTGAATGGTGATGTCCGGGCAATTGCTATTGCCGGTACCAATATTTTTATCGGAGGACAATTTGATACTGCTGGAACAGTTGCTGCAGCAAATGTAGCACGGTGGAACGGAACCACATGGTCTGTATTGGGCACAGGGACAAGTTCATATGTTACTTCCCTTGCGGTTATAGGCTCTGATTTATTTGCAGCCGGAAACTTCAATTCTGCTGGTGGTACATCTGCAAGCGGGATTGCCCGCTGGAATGGATCAACCTGGTCTGCACTTGGCACCGGACTTAATAATACAGCATATTGTTTGTTTGTCGATGGAACAAATCTTTATGTGGGAGGTTCTTTCACTACAGCAGGCGGCGTTACAGTAAATGGTATCGCCCGATGGAACGGGTCAAGCTGGTTTGCATTGGGTAGTGGAGTGAACTCCGGAGGAATAGTTCTGGATATCGCAAAGCGCAACTCTGATATTTATATATCTGGTTTATTCAATGCGGTAGGAATACTTAATGCTGGCTTAATCGCAAAATGGAATGGATCTTCCTGGGCCGCTGTTGGTGGTCAGGGATTATTTGGATCCTATGCGTGGAAAATGCTTTGGAATGGTGAAGATCTTTTCGTTGGTGGCGCATTCTTCCTTGCAGGCGGCAAACCCTCTTTCTATTTCGCACGTTACAATGAAAACCTTACAGACATTGTCGATAGCGATTTGATACCTGGTGCATTTGAACTATATCAGAACTATCCAAATCCATTTAACCCGTCAACTAAGATTCAATTTGATTTAAGTTCAAATGAATTTGTAAGCATTAAAGTTTATGATTTATTGGGAAGAGAAGTCGCAACACTCGTTAATTCTGAATTACCAGCCGGAACTCACAACGTAAACTTTAACGGAAATGGATTAGCAACAGGCGTTTATGTTTATGAATTAAGAGCAGGTGAATTCATTAGCAGCAAAAAAATGATAATGTTGAAATAAACTCTAACACATTTTAATCCTGCATATAAATTAAAAGCGGCTGAAACATGCCGCTTTTTTTATTTCTTCATTTAAAACAATTCCCGGATCTCTCATCAATTCTCCTTGTAGACAAATTCATTAATACGACTAAATAAATTTGAAACTCTTTCGATAATGATTATGAGGGATTGGCTTTTATAATATGAATTTAAGTAGATGATTAACAGAACATTGATCCAAAGATATAAGTCATTTGTATTTGGTGAAAGCACTGAATTCGATGTACAGAAAAATATATTTCTGCTTATCACACACATATCTTTAATCATCGCATTTGTAGGCATCATCACAAATATTGTAATGGGACTTGCTCTTTCCCTTACACTTGTAACCGTAGCCGCTTTCTTTATAGTTGTTTACTTTCACTTTTATGTAAGAAATAATGGGCTCGGTACAAATTTCTCACTTGGATTTTTTGGAGTCACAGTAATTGTATTCAGTTATCTGTGGTTTTACAACGGCGGTTATAACGGCAATAACAGTGTCCTGATATTTGTTTATTTCATAGTCGTTATCACGGTTCTTCCTCAGCGATTCAGGATGATTTCCTTTATAGTATACTCCGTAATGATAGTCGGATTAATTACTCTTCAATACTTCAACCCGGTTCTCGTCATTCCTTATGAAAACCAGGAACAACGATTCATCGATCTTGCAATAGGATATTTCCTCTATTTAATTCTTGCCTACAATATTCAAAACACCATCTTAAAAAATTATGATGCTGAGAGGATTAAAGGGAAGAAAATTAATCGCCAGTTAAGTGAACTGAATCAACAGGTGAATGAGACAAATAAAAAACTGGAAGAATCAATAAAAAGTGTTGAGGAGCTTAATGCCTCGAAGGACAGGTTCATAACAATATTGTCTCACGATCTCAGGAGTCCATTTCATGGTTTACTCGGGCTTTCACGAATTCTGAAAGAGGAATATGATACGTTTCCCGAAATGGAAAGAAAATATATTATACATCAATTGAATAATTCGATTGAGACACTCTATTCATTTCTTGAGGAGATTTTGTTGTGGGGAAGGCTTCAGAGGGGAGTGGTTAAACCAAAATATTCTGATGAGAATATTTTAAATCTGTTTGAAGAAATTCTTAATGTGCATAAACAGTCTTTATCAAAAAAAGCAATACAAACAGTGATTAACTGCGATAAAGATCTGTCGGCTTTAATCGATAAAGAATTACTATCAGTCGTTCTGCGAAATCTTGTATCTAACGCGATTAAATTTTCACTCAGCGGAAAATCAATTGAACTAAATGCGTTTAAAGAATCGGGCACTTTAAAAATAGAGGTGAGTGATAAAGGCATTGGTATAACAGAAAAGAATCTTTCCAGGTTATTTAAGATTGATGAAATAGTTACAACAAAGGGTACCGAAGGTGAAACTGGTTCCGGTATGGGATTGATTCTTTGTATGGATATACTTAAAAAATTAGAAGGAAAAATTTCTGTGCATACAGTTGAAGGCGAGGGTAGTGTGTTTACAGTTGAACTGCCCAAACAAATTCTTAATTAAAAAAGAAACCCTCTTTTTTAAAAAAGATTTTTTTGTAGCGGGGGCAGTCCGCCATGGCGGATTGAACCTACAACCTCATCCATTCAAATCATTTTTCAGTTATTCTCTCACTGCTCCAGTCTTCAACCATTTCTCTCTTCTCAGTGCATCCTGCCTATTTTCAAAATCTTCTTTGTAGATCAGTTTCCAGTTAGTTCCTCTTTTAGTCCAGAAGGATAATGATTTGTCGTTATGTTCATTTAATCGTTTATCCAGCTCTTTGGTCATACAGGTATAATGATATCCTTCTAAACTTTGTATTATATAGACGTAGTATTTCATTTGTTTAAAATAAAAAATCCTTCTAAATAAGAATGATTTTTCTTTAGTAGCGGGGGCAGGATCCCGCAAAACGGGATTTCGTCACTACGTTCCTCAATTTGACAATCAATTCTACACGGTTACTATTTAAAACTAAAAAACCCGACCTGTTGGCCGGGTTTTTAGTTTTTAGTAGCGGGGGCAGGACTTGAACCTACAACCTTCGGGTTATGAGCCCGACGAGCTACCAATTGCTCCACCCCGCGATGTAATTTCTAATTATTAAAGAACGAATTTAATATCAAATTTAAGCCCAAATCATATTTTGAATTTGGGTTGGCAAATATAGTTAATCTCACTCCGCATGTCAAATAATTCAATGCAAAGCAGAGAATAACCTTAAACTTATCCGTCTATGTTATTAAAACTTGATGCCACACCATCCAAAGCCTGCGAGCGGACGTGGATTTCATTAAGTTTCTGGATAAGCCGTAAAATGCCCTTACGTTTTTCTTCAACAAGCTCAGTCATAAAACCGCTTACCTCGGGCATATTGCATTGATCCAGTACACTTTCATAAAATCTTACCATCGCAGTTTCTTTACGCAATGCTTCATTGAGCATTGCACAGGTATTTCTGCAGGCGTGCATACATTTTATTTCATTCTTTTCCATATTAAACCTCATTGGTAATGAGCTGTTATAGTGCAATTAAACTGTTATATGTTCTGATAATCTG
It includes:
- a CDS encoding HAMP domain-containing histidine kinase, producing MINRTLIQRYKSFVFGESTEFDVQKNIFLLITHISLIIAFVGIITNIVMGLALSLTLVTVAAFFIVVYFHFYVRNNGLGTNFSLGFFGVTVIVFSYLWFYNGGYNGNNSVLIFVYFIVVITVLPQRFRMISFIVYSVMIVGLITLQYFNPVLVIPYENQEQRFIDLAIGYFLYLILAYNIQNTILKNYDAERIKGKKINRQLSELNQQVNETNKKLEESIKSVEELNASKDRFITILSHDLRSPFHGLLGLSRILKEEYDTFPEMERKYIIHQLNNSIETLYSFLEEILLWGRLQRGVVKPKYSDENILNLFEEILNVHKQSLSKKAIQTVINCDKDLSALIDKELLSVVLRNLVSNAIKFSLSGKSIELNAFKESGTLKIEVSDKGIGITEKNLSRLFKIDEIVTTKGTEGETGSGMGLILCMDILKKLEGKISVHTVEGEGSVFTVELPKQILN
- a CDS encoding T9SS type A sorting domain-containing protein; protein product: MSDFVYALAVIGSDLFAGGVFTSAGGNSANYIARWNGTTWSALGSGTDASVYSLHVVSTNLYVGGSFSNAGGTTVNRIARWNGSSWFALGNGFGSGTVYAISSVGSDIYAGGTFTSSGILTINRIARWNGSAWSALEDGASSTVRAIAVAGTSIYIGGSFSYVGNTSAYGIAYWATSTWNAVAGGTSNGVNNVITSIVYFNNELYVGGTFSRVGNIATNSLAKWNGTSWSAFGNLALGTIIYRLLVDGTNLYVGGAFTSIGGVNARGIARWNGTAWNAFGNGVNGDVRAIAIAGTNIFIGGQFDTAGTVAAANVARWNGTTWSVLGTGTSSYVTSLAVIGSDLFAAGNFNSAGGTSASGIARWNGSTWSALGTGLNNTAYCLFVDGTNLYVGGSFTTAGGVTVNGIARWNGSSWFALGSGVNSGGIVLDIAKRNSDIYISGLFNAVGILNAGLIAKWNGSSWAAVGGQGLFGSYAWKMLWNGEDLFVGGAFFLAGGKPSFYFARYNENLTDIVDSDLIPGAFELYQNYPNPFNPSTKIQFDLSSNEFVSIKVYDLLGREVATLVNSELPAGTHNVNFNGNGLATGVYVYELRAGEFISSKKMIMLK
- a CDS encoding GIY-YIG nuclease family protein, which encodes MRDPAPATKEKSFLFRRIFYFKQMKYYVYIIQSLEGYHYTCMTKELDKRLNEHNDKSLSFWTKRGTNWKLIYKEDFENRQDALRREKWLKTGAVRE